GGCTTCCAGCACGCCGGAATAGATCGGCCAGCGGGCGGACGAGTCTGTCCCGGTTGTCCCGGTGTCCGGCAGTTCCGCGTCGTTCACGCCGTCCAGGGCGCGCAGGGCCGCCTCGGCTGCCAGCCGCTCGGCGTCTTTCTTGCTGCGGCCCTCGCCGCCCACGCCCAGCACCTGTCCGCCGGCCACCACCTGCACGCGAAAGGTCCGGTTGTGCGCGGGACCGTGCGAGACCGCCTCGAAGATCGGCGCACCCTGCCCCAGGTTGAGGAGCCGCGCGATCAGTTCACCCTTGGCATTCATGGCTTCAGACTAGGGCATCGTGGCGCGTTAGCCTGTGGCTATGCGCCCGCTGCTGACCCTGCTGCTCGTCTCCTGCACCGCCTGGGCGGGAGGGCTGGCCCAGGGGCCGCCGCCCAGCAGCCCCATTGCGCCGGGTCAGGTCTGGACCCTGCAGGCCGTGACCGCCGAGGGCGAGATCTTCCAGACCACCCTGCGCCTTGGTCCGCAGCCGCCGCAGGGCACGCCCGCCACCTACCGTGCGGACCGGGGCGTACTGCTGCTGGACCACAAGAACTCGTCCCTGATCGCCCTGGATCTGGCCGACGCGCAGGACGGCGGGCTGGCGCTGGCCTGCGCCTATATCGGCCCGCTGGACGCACAGACCTTCGAGGGCGTGCTGGCCGCCGCCACGCTGGAGAATCTTCCGCCCCTGCTGGAGGCGGCCCTGGCGGTCTTTGGGGTGGCCAGAACCCCCGAAGACCGCGCTGAGGCCAGCGCCGAGCTGCGGCTGGGGCGCTGCACACTGACGCGGGTGGCGGAGGGGGACTGACTTGGTGGGACCAGAGTGGAGTTGCCGTGGGCAGAGAAGTTCTGAGAGGCGTCGCGGCAGGCTGCTTCAGCCTCTGGCGTGAGGTCTGCGCCACCGGACCACGTGTCGTTTGAATGTTCGGCGGGAACGGGCCTAGCCAGTCATGTCGGCGTTTCGCGCCCCGGCCACCCGCGAATCCAGCGCGGCCAGTCGGCGGCGCAGGCCCAGGATGTAAAGCTCCGGCGGCACCTCCTCGCCGTAGCACCACGCCCGGACCTCCCGGTGCTGGGCGGTCCGCAGCAGGCTATCCAGCACCTGCAGGAGATGTTCGCGGCCCGCACGTGCCTCGGCCAGCAGGTCCGGCAGGGTCATCTCGGCCAGCGGGGCGGTCTTGCGGAGCGGCAGCGCGGCCCAGTCGTCGCCCAGGCCCAGCCGCATCTCCATGGTCATCTTGCGCCCCATGCCGATGCTGGCGCGCAGGGTGTCCTCGGCCCCCGCGCCCCAGTGGGGGGAGTTCAGCACCTCGGCCTGCCGCGCACTCAGGGCGTCCAGCTCACGGCGCACCTCCGGCACCGTGGCGGTCCGGGCCTCGGCCCGCAGCAGGTCCAGCGGGTGGGGATCGGCGGTCACAGGCTCAGTCCTCCCATTCCCTGACCGGCACGAACTCCAGTCCGTCGCCGCTGGTGGACAGCACCTGATAGCGGTTGTTGAACTGCACCACCAACTCGCCCCGGTCCAGATGCTGCGGCGACACCACCGGCTTGCGGAACACGTAGTTGCCGTCGTCGTCGACGCCAATGTGCGCGCCCTTGGTAAAGCGGAACTCGACGATCTCGCCGTGCCGGGCGGTGCGGACGCGCACCCGGAAGGTCTGGGCGTCATCCTGCTTGACGTTGGGGTTGGCGGGCACTTTGCGGAACAGGTTGAACATGGGGCCTCCGGGCGTGGGCGGGGGAATCGTCAGATTTCTTTGAGCAGGCGGGTCAGCAGGCGCACGTGGTCCGGCCAGCGGTCCAGACGAACGTGCTCGTGGCTGGCGTGCGCGCCGTCGCCGGGGGCGCCCAGACCGTCCAGGGTGGGTGCGAGCGGCGCGGTGAAGTTACCGTCGCTGCCGCCCCCCACAACCTCATGGCCGACCGTGAAGCCCAGCTGCTGCCCGATGGCCTGGGCCTGAGCGAACAGCGCCATCGTCGCCCCGCCCTGCTCGAAGGGGGGCCGGTTCAACCCGCCCCCAAGGGTCAGCGTGACGCGCGGGTCCGCCGGGGTCATGGCCTGCACGGCGGCCGTGACGCGCTCGGCCTCGGCCAGGGTGGACACGCGCAGGTCAACGTCCAGCACACATTCGGCCGGCACCACGTTGACCGCGCTGCCCCCCCGGATCAGCCCGACGCTGATGGTGGTGCCGATGTCCGGACGGGCCAGGGCCTGAATTTCCAGCACCGCCTGCGCGGCGGCCGTGATTGCGCTGGCGCCCTCCTCGGGCTTGTTTCCGGCGTGGCTGGCGACGCCGTGAAAGTGCAGGGAAAAATGGCCGGTGCCCTTGCGGCCGGTCTTGAGGTTGTGGCTGTCGGCCACCGGCGGCTCCACCACCAGCACCGCACGGGCGTGGCGGGCAGCGTTCTCGATGTGCCCGCGGCTGCTGGCACTGCCCGTTTCCTCATCCGGCGAGAGCAGCACCTGAACGCCCCCCCTGGGCCACCCGTGGTTCAGGCTGCGCAGGGCGTGAATCAGCCCTACAATGCCGGCTTTCATGTCGTAGGTGCCGGGCCCGTAGAGGCGGTCGCCCTCCACACGCCACGGCATCTGTGCCAGGGTGCCGTGCGGCCAGACCGTATCGGCGTGGGTCAGCACCAGAATCGGCTGCTCGTCGTATCCGACACCGAAATTGAACAGGCGGGTGCCGCCGGGCAGGCCGTGCGTCTCCGCGCCGAGGTCGCGCGCCCACTGTTCGACCACGTCCATGACGCGGCAGATGGCGGCCAGATCGCTGGACGGCGACTCGATCTCGACCAGGGTCCGCAGATCGTTCAGCATGGCCTGGAGTTCGGGGTGACCTTCTGGGGATGACATACCGCCCATGCTACCCCGGCCTGCCGCCCCGCCAGAATGTGCTGGAGGTCAGGAAAAAACCTCCAGCAGGGCACCGGAGGTCTGGATGTGTCGGGAATTGACCTGCGCGAACAGCTTAGATCAGCAGTTCGAGTTGCTGGGCCGTGACCTTGACCCGGGCGCGGCCCTTCAGGTACAGGTCATGGACCGCCTCCTTGCCGAAAATACGGCCCAGGTGGGTGCTGGTGACTTCCAGGATGCGCTCCCCACCGCGCTCGGCGCTGATCCTGAGCCGGACGATGTTGGTGGTGCCCGGAACCCAGCTGCACAGCATGTCGTGAAGGGCCTGGGGCGTCGCCGCTGCGGAATGGGCCGCTGTGGAAAGCGAGCGGGTCAGGGACTTGGCCTTGGATGCAGTGGTCTGGGCACGGGCGGACGGGGGTTGAGGAACAGTCATCATGGGCCTCCGAAAAAAATAAAAATGAGTATCAATTGGTGGGCCGTACTGCGGACACCGGTTTCGCAATCCAGGCAGAACCTGCGCACACCAGCGTCAGAAAATCGACGCCGCGCCGCGAAACGGGGCTATGCCAGAATTTCGAGGCCGGGGGTGCCGATATGTCTAGCCTAACTGACGCCTTTCTGATGATCAGGAGCGCGGCACCCAATTTGCCTTGAGTGTTTCGTCATGAAGGCTGATCCGGTGGGCGTTGAGGCTTGCTGTCCCTGGAGAGCAAGCGGCTATCCTGAGGGCCATGTCCAATTCATTGCCCGGCCCCGACAGCCTGCTCGCCCTGGCCTTTCCCTCGGGTCCCCAGGTCAGCCCGGACGGCAGAAGCGTCGCCTTCGTGCTGGCCCGCGTGGAAGAAGAAGACCCGCAGAACATCGACGCGGCATTTGCCCGGCCACGGTACAAGACCCATCTGTGGCTGAGTGACGGCGGCCCGGCGAGGCAACTCACCCACGGCGAGGGCCGTGACAGCTTGCCGCGCTGGTCCCCGGACGGGGGGACGCTGGCCTTTGTGCGGACCGGTAACGGGCGGGGAGGCCAGCTGTACCTGATGCCCCTGGGCGGCGGCGAGGCCCGGCGCGTGACCGCCTTCAAGGGGGCCGTGCAGGACGTACAGTTCAGCCCCGATGGGCGCTTTCTGGCGTTCTTCAGCGCGGGCGACGATGAGGACAAACGGGACGAGCGCGGCGAGGCCCGCGTAATCACCCGCCCGCGCTACCGCTTCAACGGGCGCGACTGGCTGCCCGAACGCCCGCCCCGGCTGTGGCGCTACGACCTGAAGGCCGACACGGTGACCGAGTGGTTCGCGCCCGAAACCGAAATTGGCAGCTACGCCTGGCAACCGGATTCTTCCGGCGTATTGTTCGTTTCCAGCGCCACCGAACTGGCGGCCACCCAGGGCCAGCAGGAGGTCTACCGCCTGCCGCTGGACGGAACGCCCACGCAGCTCACGCAGTGGAACTCGGGCATCGGAACGCTGATCCCGCATCCGGATGGACAGCGCTTTGTCCTGGTGGGCCGCCCCGAGGGCAAGGGCAGCCCGGAAAACAGCCACCTGTTCCTCGTCGAGGCGGACGGCTCCTGGCAGCGGCTGGACGGGGGCCATGATCACGGCGTCGGCAACATGGTGGGCGGCGACTGCCACGTCGGGGCGCTGCCCGAGAAGCCGGTGTGGCTGGATGACCGCACCCTGCTGTTCTCCAGCACCGTGCGCGGCAGCTGCGGCCTGTTCCGCGTGACGTTGGACGGCGAGGTCACGGCCCAGGATCACGATGCCCGGACCGTCATTCCCTCCTTCTCGGCGGGAGGCGGCGGCGTGGCGCTGATCCGCGAACGGGCGGACCGGTTCCCGGAGGTGGAGCTGAACGGCGTGCAGGTCACGGCCCTGCATGAGCGCCTGACCTTTCCGGCCCGCACGCCGGAGCGCGTGACCTTCCACAATGAACTGGGGGAGGGCGAGGGCTGGGCGCTGCTGCCAGAGGGTGAGGACCGGGTGCCCGCCCTCCTGAGCATTCACGGCGGTCCACACACCGATTACGGCCACGCCTTCATGCATGAGTTCCAACTGTTCGCCGCGCGCGGTTACGGCGTGTGCTACAGCAATCCACGCGGCAGCGCCGGCTACGGTCAGGCCTGGGTGGACGACATCCACGGGCGCTGGGGCGGCCCCGACACGGACGATCTATTGAACTTCTTTGACCGCTGCCTGGAGGCCCACCCGCGCCTGGACGGGACGCGCAGCGCCGTGATGGGTGGCAGCTACGGCGGTTTCATGACCAACTGGATCACCAGCCACACGACGCGGTTTCACGCGGCCATCACCGACCGCAGCATCTGCAACCTGCTGAGCTTTGGCGGCACCTCCGACATCGGGC
This genomic window from Deinococcus aerolatus contains:
- a CDS encoding putative dsRNA-binding protein, whose protein sequence is MNAKGELIARLLNLGQGAPIFEAVSHGPAHNRTFRVQVVAGGQVLGVGGEGRSKKDAERLAAEAALRALDGVNDAELPDTGTTGTDSSARWPIYSGVLEAALETALDLAPDDATLDEVRADAARLYRDLLADLGHGPETDPA
- a CDS encoding M20 family metallopeptidase, giving the protein MGGMSSPEGHPELQAMLNDLRTLVEIESPSSDLAAICRVMDVVEQWARDLGAETHGLPGGTRLFNFGVGYDEQPILVLTHADTVWPHGTLAQMPWRVEGDRLYGPGTYDMKAGIVGLIHALRSLNHGWPRGGVQVLLSPDEETGSASSRGHIENAARHARAVLVVEPPVADSHNLKTGRKGTGHFSLHFHGVASHAGNKPEEGASAITAAAQAVLEIQALARPDIGTTISVGLIRGGSAVNVVPAECVLDVDLRVSTLAEAERVTAAVQAMTPADPRVTLTLGGGLNRPPFEQGGATMALFAQAQAIGQQLGFTVGHEVVGGGSDGNFTAPLAPTLDGLGAPGDGAHASHEHVRLDRWPDHVRLLTRLLKEI
- a CDS encoding S9 family peptidase — its product is MSNSLPGPDSLLALAFPSGPQVSPDGRSVAFVLARVEEEDPQNIDAAFARPRYKTHLWLSDGGPARQLTHGEGRDSLPRWSPDGGTLAFVRTGNGRGGQLYLMPLGGGEARRVTAFKGAVQDVQFSPDGRFLAFFSAGDDEDKRDERGEARVITRPRYRFNGRDWLPERPPRLWRYDLKADTVTEWFAPETEIGSYAWQPDSSGVLFVSSATELAATQGQQEVYRLPLDGTPTQLTQWNSGIGTLIPHPDGQRFVLVGRPEGKGSPENSHLFLVEADGSWQRLDGGHDHGVGNMVGGDCHVGALPEKPVWLDDRTLLFSSTVRGSCGLFRVTLDGEVTAQDHDARTVIPSFSAGGGGVALIRERADRFPEVELNGVQVTALHERLTFPARTPERVTFHNELGEGEGWALLPEGEDRVPALLSIHGGPHTDYGHAFMHEFQLFAARGYGVCYSNPRGSAGYGQAWVDDIHGRWGGPDTDDLLNFFDRCLEAHPRLDGTRSAVMGGSYGGFMTNWITSHTTRFHAAITDRSICNLLSFGGTSDIGLRFWDDELGLNFHRRADALRLWEMSPLQYVENVKTPTLIVHSVLDHRCPVEQAEQWYAALTLHGVPVRFVRFPEENHELSRAGRPDRRIKRLEEYLSWLEQWLKD